In the Malus domestica chromosome 16, GDT2T_hap1 genome, one interval contains:
- the LOC103403299 gene encoding hydroxyproline O-galactosyltransferase GALT6-like isoform X1, whose translation MVIPCGMTLGSHITVVGTPRWAHSEYDPKIAILKEGDEAVMVSQFMMELQGLKNVEGEDPPRILHFNPRLKGDWSGKPLIEQNTCYRMQLGSALRCEGWKSLADEDTCRWLQCVLIALLNELRVDGQVKYEKWIRDDDNKSEESKVTWWLNRLIGRTKKVTIDWPYPFAEGKLFILTVSAGLEGFHINVDGRHVTSFPYRTGFVLEDATGLSVNGDIDVHSVLAASLSTSHPSFLPQMHLEMVTKWKAPFLPFGHVELFIGILSAGSHFAERMAVRKSWMQHKLIKSSRVVARFFVALHGRKDVNVELMKEVDYFGDIVIVPYMDNYDLVVLKTVAICEYGVRTVPARYIMKCDDDTFVRVDAVLKEARKIHGYRSFYIGNMNYHHNPLRHGKWAVTYEEWLEEDYPPYANGPGYIISSDIAKSIVSEFERHKLRLFKMEDVSMGMWV comes from the exons ATGGTTATTCCCTGCGGGATGACTCTTGGGTCTCACATAACGGTGGTGGGCACGCCTAGGTGGGCCCACTCGGAGTACGACCCGAAGATTGCGATACTGAAGGAGGGGGACGAGGCGGTGATGGTCTCTCAGTTTATGATGGAGTTGCAGGGTTTGAAGAACGTGGAGGGGGAGGACCCGCCTAGGATACTGCATTTCAATCCGAGGTTGAAGGGGGATTGGAGTGGGAAGCCGTTGATCGAGCAGAACACTTGTTACCGGATGCAATTGGGGTCGGCCCTCCGCTGCGAGGGGTGGAAGTCCCTGGCTGATGAAGATACCTGTAGGTGGCTTCAATGTGTTCTAATTGCTTTGCTTAATGAATTGAGAG TTGATGGACAGGTGAAATATGAGAAATGGATTCGTGACGATGACAATAAGTCGGAAGAATCGAAGGTCACATGGTGGTTGAACAGGCTGATAGGACGAACAAAGAAGGTGACCATAGACTGGCCATACCCTTTTGCAGAGGGAAAGCTGTTTATTCTTACTGTAAGTGCTGGTTTGGAAGGTTTCCATATCAATGTTGATGGTAGGCATGTCACTTCTTTCCCTTATCGCACG GGATTTGTTCTTGAGGATGCTACCGGACTATCTGTAAATGGAGACATTGATGTGCACTCTGTGCTTGCAGCCTCCTTGTCCACATCACATCCTAGTTTTTTGCCTCAGATGCACCTTGAAATGGTTACTAAGTGGAAAGCTCCGTTTCTTCCCTTTGGGCATGTAGAGTTGTTCATTGGCATTCTGTCTGCTGGCAGCCATTTTGCGGAGCGTATGGCTGTGAGAAAGTCTTGGATGCAGCATAAATTAATCAAATCTTCACGTGTTGTGGCTCGTTTTTTTGTAGCACTG CATGGAAGAAAGGACGTAAATGTAGAGCTTATGAAAGAAGTAGATTATTTTGGGGACATTGTTATAGTTCCTTATATGGATAACTATGATCTGGTAGTATTGAAGACTGTTGCAATTTGTGAATATGGG GTTCGCACTGTGCCTGCAAGGTATATCATGAAGTGCGATGATGACACCTTTGTCAGGGTGGATGCTGTGCTCAAGGAAGCACGGAAAATTCATGGGTATAGAAGCTTCTATATTGGAAATATGAACTACCACCACAACCCTCTTCGCCATGGTAAATGGGCAGTGACATATGAG GAATGGCTTGAAGAAGATTATCCACCCTATGCAAATGGTCCAGGATACATAATCTCCTCTGACATAGCAAAATCCATCGTATCCGAGTTTGAAAGGCACAAGTTGCGA TTGTTCAAGATGGAAGATGTGAGCATGGGAATGTGGGTGTAG
- the LOC103402954 gene encoding probable LRR receptor-like serine/threonine-protein kinase IRK produces the protein MTKFLWGFVLLITLSTVGEGNTSPNRACNPDDLKGLTSFKAGIHVDTSDRLATWVGSDCCAWDGITCDNRTGRVTEINLPGFMTKDDAPFDAWMEGSLSSKITLISFLEVLHLGGYSGLSGKIPKLIGFRLPSLRKLYLYKNSLTGPIPESIGRLSNLEELFLPGNKFSGSIPSSIGSLKNLSSLQLYSNRLSGCMPDSLASLTNLVHLDLNSNSLTGHIPQRIGQLQVLQDLDLSNNLLSGKLPPSMANLSAIQVIWLDTNFLEGPIPFPSSSAKMTSLRLLRLQNNRLIGKIPPNFGDLVSLEVAFLSNNKLEGEIPKSIGQLSHLAYFNIAHNMIQGSLPSEMSSLKNLNSLDLSFNRLRFSSVPKWFAELPLSRISLASCGIQGQIPELLRTILTLIQELDLSANNLTGSIPTWIGDGKFAQALYSLNLSDNSLVSKIPDSIANLQRLILLDLHANKLASNLPEALGNLSMLKTLELQQNRFSGKIPYGLLKLRELKTLNLSDNLLEGKIPEGKPLSDFPKSSYSGNNGLCGKPLAPCKA, from the coding sequence ATGACCAAGTTTCTATGGGGGTTTGTGCTACTCATCACCCTCTCAACAGTTGGAGAGGGAAACACGAGTCCCAACCGAGCATGCAACCCCGATGACCTCAAAGGTCTAACCAGTTTCAAGGCCGGAATCCACGTTGACACTTCCGACCGCCTAGCGACATGGGTTGGCAGTGATTGCTGCGCGTGGGATGGCATTACCTGCGACAATAGGACCGGCAGAGTGACAGAGATCAACCTACCAGGCTTCATGACAAAAGATGATGCTCCTTTCGATGCCTGGATGGAAGGTTCTCTCTCTTCCAAAATAACTCTCATATCATTCCTTGAAGTTCTGCATCTTGGTGGTTACTCTGGCCTTTCCGGGAAGATCCCAAAACTCATAGGCTTTCGCCTTCCGAGTCTCCGAAAGCTCTACCTCTACAAAAACAGCCTCACTGGACCAATACCAGAATCCATTGGTAGGCTTTCAAATCTAGAAGAACTTTTTCTGCCTGGGAACAAATTTTCTGGGTCAATCCCATCAAGCATTGGTAGCCTTAAGAATCTGAGTTCGCTACAATTGTACTCGAATCGCCTTTCGGGTTGTATGCCAGATTCACTTGCAAGTTTGACAAATTTGGTGCATTTGGATCTTAATAGCAATTCTCTAACTGGTCACATCCCACAGAGAATTGGTCAGTTGCAAGTCTTGCaagaccttgatctttcaaaCAATCTTTTGTCCGGTAAGCTTCCACCTTCAATGGCTAATCTTTCAGCCATTCAAGTTATTTGGTTGGACACTAATTTTCTTGAGGGGCCAATTCCGTTCCCGTCAAGCTCTGCGAAAATGACTTCTCTCAGGCTCTTAAGGCTGCAGAATAATCGACTCATCGGAAAAATACCACCCAACTTCGGAGATCTGGTTTCGCTCGAAGTTGCTTTCTTATCAAATAACAAGCTTGAAGGAGAAATTCCAAAATCCATTGGTCAACTCTCACATCTTGCATACTTCAACATCGCTCACAATATGATTCAAGGATCACTGCCTTCTGAGATGTCTTCCCTCAAAAATCTCAACTCGCTCGATCTGTCATTCAACCGTTTGAGATTCTCCTCCGTTCCAAAATGGTTTGCAGAGTTGCCTCTTTCTCGAATTTCCTTGGCAAGTTGCGGAATTCAGGGCCAAATTCCAGAGCTCTTACGCACGATTCTGACTCTCATACAAGAACTAGACTTATCAGCCAACAATCTCACCGGAAGCATTCCGACATGGATTGGAGATGGAAAGTTTGCTCAGGCGCTCTACTCATTAAACCTGTCCGATAATTCACTTGTTTCAAAGATCCCCGACTCAATCGCAAACTTGCAAAGGTTGATTTTGCTTGATCTCCACGCAAACAAGTTAGCTTCCAACTTGCCAGAGGCCTTGGGAAATCTAAGCATGCTAAAGACTCTCGAGTTGCAGCAAAACCGCTTTTCCGGGAAAATTCCATACGGGTTGTTGAAGTTGAGAGAGCTAAAAACGTTGAACTTATCAGACAATCTTCTGGAGGGGAAAATCCCAGAGGGTAAACCGCTCAGTGACTTTCCGAAAAGCTCTTACTCCGGAAACAATGGCTTATGCGGAAAGCCTCTGGCTCCCTGCAAAGCCTAG
- the LOC103402953 gene encoding uncharacterized protein, whose product MGACVSKPEGCVGGRLSSSKRKRTRKRRRDGRAKQTPGRAGRLSEGSPDKFDRSAPPDRSTFNNPTFQEGSEDAWFDPVARFESDCDEDFHSVQDEVLSVNGFERVSVSSNLSLRDANCGEYNIIDLHASSADQMHKRGDSANNSVSVVSQKSINHIMSGNDVDGHSTAEANQPVFLDEISSSVDESSTKEEGILDNCGILPSHCLPCLASTVPSVEKRRSLSSSPPSARKKAAIKLPFKWKEGHPNASLLSSKMLLQRPIAGSQVPFCPMEKKMFDSWSHIEPNSFKVRGPNYFKDRKKEHAPSYAAYYPFGLDVFLSQRKIDHIARFVELPVVSSSGDLPAILVVNVQVPLYPAAIFQGETDGEGMNFVLYFKLNDMYSKELPPNFQENIRRLIGDEVEKVKGFPVDTIVPFRERLKILGRVANVEDLHLSAPERKLMQAYNEKPVLSRPQHEFYMGENYLEIDLDMHRFSYISRKGFEAFLDRLKHCILDVGLTIQGNKPEELPEQILCCIRLNGIDYMNYHQLGLTQDPL is encoded by the exons ATGGGGGCGTGCGTGTCAAAGCCGGAGGGGTGCGTCGGAGGGAGATTGAGCTCGTCGAAGAGGAAGAGAACCCGGAAGAGGAGGAGAGACGGGCGGGCTAAACAGACTCCGGGTCGGGCCGGTCGGTTGTCGGAAGGATCGCCGGACAAGTTTGATCGGTCCGCCCCGCCTGATCGCTCCACCTTCAACAACCCCACTTTCCAAG AAGGTAGTGAAGACGCATGGTTTGATCCGGTTGCAAGATTTGAGTCCGACTGCGATGAAGATTTCCATAGTGTTCAGGATG AGGTGTTATCTGTGAATGGATTTGAACGCGTATCCGTATCAAGCAATTTGTCATTGAGAGATGCCAATTGCGGAGAGTATAATATTATTGACCTGCATGCCTCATCGGCTGATCAGATGCATAAGAGAGGGGATTCTGCAAACAACTCTGTCAGTGTAGTTTCTCAGAAGAGCATTAATCATATCATGAGTGGTAATGACGTTGATGGACATTCGACTGCTGAAGCAAACCAACCTGTGTTCCTTGATGAAATCTCCTCTTCTGTGGATGAATCTTCTACCAAGGAGGAAGGAATATTGGACAATTGTGGGATTCTTCCAAGCCATTGTCTGCCTTGTCTTGCTTCAACTGTTCCATCGGTTGAAAAGAGAAGGTCACTGAGTTCTAGCCCTCCAAGTGCAAGGAAAAAGGCTGCCATAAAACTTCCCTTCAAATGGAAAGAAGGACATCCTAACGCAAGTTTAT TGTCCTCAAAGATGCTTCTGCAAAGACCAATAGCAGGTTCTCAAGTTCCTTTCTGCCCTATGGAAAAGAAAATGTTTGATTCTTGGTCACATATTGAGCCAAATTCTTTCAAAGTTCGGGGACCGAATTATTTTAA GGACAGAAAGAAGGAACATGCTCCCAGCTATGCTGCATATTATCCATTTGGTCTTGACGTATTTTTATCTCAGCGAAAGATAGATCATATAGCTCGGTTTGTCGAGCTGCCTGTTGTTAGTTCTTCTGGAGATCTTCCCGCTATTCTTGTTGTAAATGTACAG GTACCGTTGTATCCTGCTGCAATTTTTCAGGGAGAGACAGATGGAGAAGGGATGAATTTTGTTTTGTACTTTAAGCTTAATGATATGTACTCTAAAGAACTTCCACCTAATTTTCAAGAAAATATCAGA AGGTTAATTGGCGATGAAGTAGAAAAGGTCAAAGGTTTTCCTGTGGACACAATTGTTCCCTTTCGAGAGAGGTTGAAAATATTGGGACGTGTTGCTAATGTGGAAGATCTTCACTTGAGTGCACCGGAGCGGAAACTTATGCAGGCTTACAATGAAAAGCCCGTTCTTTCACGTCCTCAACATGAATTTTACATG GGAGAAAACTACCTCGAGATTGATTTGGATATGCACAGATTTAGTTACATCTCTAGGAAAGGGTTTGAAGCGTTCCTAGATAGACTAAAGCACTGCATATTGGATGTCGGGCTCACGATTCAG GGGAACAAACCCGAAGAGTTGCCGGAGCAGATCTTATGTTGTATACGATTGAACGGAATTGATTACATGAACTACCACCAACTGGGGTTGACCCAAGATCCCCTTTAA
- the LOC103402950 gene encoding uncharacterized protein, translating to MKFSSPSTPTLSITFLSIFLLQLTFISSQTCQRSCGELPLKFPFGSDPGCGDPRFNPHVSCSQGNPIFTTHTGSYPITNIDYTNKVMYISDPSMSTCSCKQQSKGFALDWDAPFDFQDDNVFALLDCSLSTSPIFQQNSLYTDKKNSSKISLCDNQGSPICSYLYSCQAISTINLPTSTCCVYTPVDLGPAFEMDLEKLRCSSYSGFYSFNERESDPNSWKYGIALKYKFSVNNEYPSSCANCERSNGVCGYYGNYNSFICNCPSGINTTNDCFFGASYNYGSRPRSWQIGTGLIYCLAWLLLLVL from the exons ATGAAGTTTAGCTCTCCTTCAACACCAACTCTCTCCATCACCTTCCTCTCCATCTTCCTCCTCCAACTCACCTTCATCTCCTCCCAAACCTGCCAAAGATCCTGCGGCGAACTCCCCCTCAAGTTCCCATTCGGCAGCGACCCCGGCTGCGGCGACCCGCGCTTCAACCCTCACGTGTCGTGCAGCCAGGGAAACCCCATCTTCACAACCCACACCGGATCCTACCCCATCACCAACATAGACTACACAAACAAGGTCATGTACATCTCAGACCCCTCCATGTCAACATGTTCATGCAAACAACAATCCAAAGGGTTTGCCCTAGACTGGGACGCACCCTTCGACTTCCAAGACGACAACGTTTTTGCCCTACTCGACTGCTCACTTTCCACCTCTCCAATCTTCCAACAAAACTCCCTATACACTGACAAAAAAAACAGCTCAAAAATCTCCCTATGTGACAACCAAGGTTCCCCGATTTGTAGCTACTTGTACTCATGTCAGGCGATCAGCACAATCAACCTCCCCACATCCACGTGTTGCGTTTACACGCCGGTGGATCTCGGGCCGGCTTTCGAGATGGATTTGGAGAAGCTGCGGTGCAGCTCTTACTCAGGGTTTTACAGCTTCAACGAACGTGAGTCTGATCCTAATAGTTGGAAGTACGGGATTGCCCTCAAGTACAAGTTTAGTGTGAACAACGAGTATCCGAGTTCGTGTGCTAATTGTGAGAGGAGTAACGGGGTTTGCGGGTATTATGGGAATTACAACTCATTTATATGTAATTGCCCCAGTGGGATCAACACCACTAATGATTGTTTCTTTGGAGCTTCATATAATTATGGTTCAAGGCCTCGATCGTGGCAGATTG GGACTGGGTTAATCTATTGCTTGGCTTGGTTATTGCTTTTGGTATTGTAG
- the LOC103451896 gene encoding glycerol-3-phosphate acyltransferase RAM2-like yields the protein MTTTTFPTVDQCTSDGREKHTVVADMDGTLLRGRSSFPYFALIAFEVGGILRLLFLILVTPLAGLLYYFVSESAGIQVLIFATFAGVRVSEIESVARAVLPKFYSSDLHPESWRVISACEKRCILTANPRIMVEPFLKDFLGFDTVLGTEVATYKGKATGFVSPPGVLVGKNKADALKKAFGDVLPEIGLGDRHTDIPFMKLCKEGYMVPAKPKVEAVTNDKLPKPIIFHDGRLVQKPTPLMALLTLLWLPIGFFLACLRIAAGALLPMPLVYYAFWALGVRVTVKGTPPPALKKSTSHTGVLFICSHRTLLDPIFLSTALGRPIPAVTYSVSRLSEFISPIKTVRLNRDRALDAAMIKKLLEEGDLAICPEGTTCREPFLLRFSALFAELTDELVPVAMVNKMSMFHGTTARGWKGMDPFYFFMNPSPAYEVTFLNKLPAKLTYGGGKSSHEVANYIQRVIAASLSYECTGFTRKDKYRALAGNDGTVTTEKPLLKPNKIMGC from the exons ATGACTACGACGACCTTCCCGACGGTTGATCAATGCACATCGGATGGACGGGAAAAGCACACAGTGGTCGCCGATATGGACGGGACTTTGCTTAGAGGCCGGAGCTCTTTCCCCTACTTTGCTCTCATTGCTTTTGAGGTTGGTGGGATACTAAGGCTCCTGTTCTTGATCTTGGTTACACCACTAGCCGGACTCCTCTACTACTTTGTCTCGGAATCAGCCGGAATCCAAGTTCTCATCTTTGCAACGTTTGCCGGGGTTAGGGTTTCGGAGATCGAGTCCGTGGCCAGAGCCGTGCTGCCTAAGTTTTACTCGAGTGATTTGCACCCGGAGTCTTGGCGCGTGATCTCTGCATGCGAAAAGAGATGTATTCTTACTGCAAATCCGAGGATCATGGTGGAGCCGTTTTTGAAGGATTTTCTTGGATTCGACACCGTTTTGGGGACGGAAGTGGCCACTTATAAGGGTAAGGCTACAGGGTTTGTTTCCCCACCTGGTGTGCTTGTGGGAAAGAACAAGGCAGATGCTCTTAAGAAGGCTTTTGGAGATGTCCTGCCAGAGATTGGGCTTGGTGATAGACACACTGACATTCCTTTCATGAAACTGTGCAAG GAGGGTTACATGGTGCCAGCCAAACCAAAAGTGGAAGCAGTAACAAACGACAAGCTACCAAAGCCCATAATCTTCCACGACGGCCGCCTTGTTCAAAAGCCAACACCTCTCATGGCGCTCCTCACCCTCCTCTGGCTCCCCATCGGCTTCTTCCTCGCCTGCCTCCGTATTGCCGCCGGGGCGCTCCTCCCCATGCCGCTCGTCTATTACGCCTTCTGGGCCCTCGGCGTCCGTGTCACCGTCAAGGGCACCCCACCACCTGCCCTCAAAAAATCCACCAGCCACACCGGCGTCCTCTTCATCTGCTCCCACCGCACCCTCCTCGACCCCATCTTCCTCTCCACAGCCCTCGGCCGCCCCATCCCCGCCGTCACCTACTCCGTCTCTCGCCTCTCCGAGTTCATCTCCCCAATCAAGACCGTCCGCCTCAACCGCGATCGGGCCCTCGACGCAGCCATGATCAAGAAGCTTCTAGAAGAGGGTGACCTGGCAATCTGCCCGGAAGGCACCACGTGTCGAGAGCCCTTCCTCTTGAGATTCTCGGCGCTTTTCGCCGAGCTGACGGACGAACTGGTCCCGGTGGCGATGGTGAACAAGATGAGCATGTTTCACGGGACCACCGCACGTGGGTGGAAAGGGATGGACCCCTTCTACTTCTTCATGAACCCGAGCCCCGCGTACGAGGTGACGTTTTTGAACAAGCTGCCAGCTAAGCTGACGTATGGGGGCGGAAAGTCGAGCCATGAGGTGGCGAATTATATACAGAGGGTTATAGCGGCCAGCCTTTCGTATGAATGCACCGGGTTCACCAGGAAGGATAAGTACCGGGCTCTTGCCGGAAATGATGGGACGGTGACGACTGAGAAGCCGTTGCTCAAGCCCAATAAAATCATGGGATGCTAG
- the LOC103403299 gene encoding hydroxyproline O-galactosyltransferase GALT6-like isoform X2 — protein MVIPCGMTLGSHITVVGTPRWAHSEYDPKIAILKEGDEAVMVSQFMMELQGLKNVEGEDPPRILHFNPRLKGDWSGKPLIEQNTCYRMQLGSALRCEGWKSLADEDTCRWLQCVLIALLNELRVDGQVKYEKWIRDDDNKSEESKVTWWLNRLIGRTKKVTIDWPYPFAEGKLFILTVSAGLEGFHINVDGRHVTSFPYRTGFVLEDATGLSVNGDIDVHSVLAASLSTSHPSFLPQMHLEMVTKWKAPFLPFGHVELFIGILSAGSHFAERMAVRKSWMQHKLIKSSRVVARFFVALVRTVPARYIMKCDDDTFVRVDAVLKEARKIHGYRSFYIGNMNYHHNPLRHGKWAVTYEEWLEEDYPPYANGPGYIISSDIAKSIVSEFERHKLRLFKMEDVSMGMWV, from the exons ATGGTTATTCCCTGCGGGATGACTCTTGGGTCTCACATAACGGTGGTGGGCACGCCTAGGTGGGCCCACTCGGAGTACGACCCGAAGATTGCGATACTGAAGGAGGGGGACGAGGCGGTGATGGTCTCTCAGTTTATGATGGAGTTGCAGGGTTTGAAGAACGTGGAGGGGGAGGACCCGCCTAGGATACTGCATTTCAATCCGAGGTTGAAGGGGGATTGGAGTGGGAAGCCGTTGATCGAGCAGAACACTTGTTACCGGATGCAATTGGGGTCGGCCCTCCGCTGCGAGGGGTGGAAGTCCCTGGCTGATGAAGATACCTGTAGGTGGCTTCAATGTGTTCTAATTGCTTTGCTTAATGAATTGAGAG TTGATGGACAGGTGAAATATGAGAAATGGATTCGTGACGATGACAATAAGTCGGAAGAATCGAAGGTCACATGGTGGTTGAACAGGCTGATAGGACGAACAAAGAAGGTGACCATAGACTGGCCATACCCTTTTGCAGAGGGAAAGCTGTTTATTCTTACTGTAAGTGCTGGTTTGGAAGGTTTCCATATCAATGTTGATGGTAGGCATGTCACTTCTTTCCCTTATCGCACG GGATTTGTTCTTGAGGATGCTACCGGACTATCTGTAAATGGAGACATTGATGTGCACTCTGTGCTTGCAGCCTCCTTGTCCACATCACATCCTAGTTTTTTGCCTCAGATGCACCTTGAAATGGTTACTAAGTGGAAAGCTCCGTTTCTTCCCTTTGGGCATGTAGAGTTGTTCATTGGCATTCTGTCTGCTGGCAGCCATTTTGCGGAGCGTATGGCTGTGAGAAAGTCTTGGATGCAGCATAAATTAATCAAATCTTCACGTGTTGTGGCTCGTTTTTTTGTAGCACTG GTTCGCACTGTGCCTGCAAGGTATATCATGAAGTGCGATGATGACACCTTTGTCAGGGTGGATGCTGTGCTCAAGGAAGCACGGAAAATTCATGGGTATAGAAGCTTCTATATTGGAAATATGAACTACCACCACAACCCTCTTCGCCATGGTAAATGGGCAGTGACATATGAG GAATGGCTTGAAGAAGATTATCCACCCTATGCAAATGGTCCAGGATACATAATCTCCTCTGACATAGCAAAATCCATCGTATCCGAGTTTGAAAGGCACAAGTTGCGA TTGTTCAAGATGGAAGATGTGAGCATGGGAATGTGGGTGTAG